In a genomic window of Trichoderma atroviride chromosome 4, complete sequence:
- a CDS encoding uncharacterized protein (EggNog:ENOG41~SECRETED:SignalP(1-21)): protein MACFVVLLAILLSGISGLTEATKPSANRGQPIIIDTDLFSDVDDVGALTIANVLHNCGLADLRGVVINSPSHYGALGASALCTYFNNEDIPIAAFRPLTNDTFFDSYFYLYGEYVSKLAYNWPRKVQESSLTPTPVELYRTILSSAENESIHIISIGGLGNLADLLKSEADHISHLSGSQLISAKVGELAVMGGQYPSGWEYNFGGINPKSTADVVNHWPKNVKITYSGNELGGNVFSGQNFAQRLSPDSPVLSAYQWYVGRGSTIRQSWDPITTLYGILGLEWASKLRIRPMLAYGNEIGYNSITAANGSNAWVNDTGVTNQHWLRLADGVTNSSMARLLDEIMTRGPSAGCCFQHGISGDL, encoded by the exons ATGGCCTGCTTCGTCGTTCTACTTGCGATACTATTGAGCGGCATATCCGGGCTGACAGAAGCTACCAAACCATCAGCCAACCGTGGCCAGCCGATAATAATAGATACAGATCTTTTCAGCGACGTTGACGATGTGGGCGCCTTGACAATTGCAAACGTCTTGCACAATTGCGGATTGGCGGACCTGAGAGGCGTTGTAATTAACTCGCCATCTCATTATGGAGCTTTGGGAGCAAGT GCCCTTTGCACATATTTCAACAACGAGGATATCCCAATCGCCGCCTTTCGGCCACTTACAAATGATACATTCTTTGACAGCTACTTTTATTT ATACGGCGAGTACGTTAGCAAGCTAGCATACAACTGGCCCAGAAAAGTCCAGGAATCGTCTTTGACCCCTACACCAGTAGAGTTATATCGCACTATCTTGAGTTCTGCCGAAAACGAGAGCATTCACATCATCTCCATTGGTGGACTTGGCAATCTTGCCGATCTTCTAAAGTCTGAAGCAGACCATATAAGTCATCTATCGGGCTCCCAACTCATCTCGGCCAAAGTTGGCGAACTGGCAGTAATGGGAGGACAGTATCCATCGGGCTGGGAATATAACTTTGGCGGTATAAATCCGAAAAGCACCGCAGACGTCGTTAATCATTGGCCAAAGAATGTCAAAATCACCTACTCGGGCAATGAGCTGGGTGGCAATGTTTTCTCTGGGCAGAACTTTGCACAGCGACTTTCTCCTGATTCTCCAGTTCTCAGCGCCTATCAATGGTATGTTGGTCGAGGTTCCACCATTCGCCAATCATGGGATCCCATCACGACGCTGTATGGTATCTTGGGGCTGGAGTGGGCCTCAAAGCTGAGAATCCGCCCAATGCTTGCTTATGGAAATGAGATTGGCTACAACAGCATTACTGCAGCCAATGGATCGAATGCGTGGGTCAACGATACGGGCGTAACTAATCAGCATTGGCTGCGCCTAGCAGACGGGGTAACAAATAGCAGTATGGCGAGACTGCTTGATGAAATTATGACTCGTGGTCCTTCCGCTGGATGCTGTTTTCAACATGGAATATCTGGGGATTTGTGA
- a CDS encoding uncharacterized protein (EggNog:ENOG41~SECRETED:SignalP(1-21)) — protein MRSDTVSSTFMLALLADICSARSLNTTIEALSVAGAATSNAYPPASTNFNSKLFPPESKVGYPGPTPTGVEPAAIQTAPIYPYNNGPSDSFPLVAPQPWGASKFGKGFDITKYWGNLSPWYSVSSADYDLPDASPLIPDGCNIVQLHLLYRHGARYPTSGAAPATFAQKVQNATQAGGFKVAGELAFLADWTYKLGAELLTPFGRSQNFNLGVAYRQLYGNLLNNFTASGTIPVFRTESQDRMVKTAENFAAGFFGVPEYLDQVNIEILVENPSVNNSGAPYEVCTNSNVASRGSIGSTVATKFAENAFNSTIARLQSQIFGLNLTATDVVAMLQLCSYETHALGYSAFCNLFTEEDFLNYEYYYDLSFYYNNGPGSPVAAAQGKGYLQEFVARFTHSFPTASSALNLTYDNNTTYFPLNQSIYADATHEVVVLDTLTAFNLTALFKGPALSLSGNQKRNSFVASKIVPFATHFTTQILECPAYKPTRQIRFLVNDAVVPIAESYHGCPENSDGLCSFDHVVSVLQKRIDEIDFDYDCFANYTAKAGVDYNGRAPRK, from the exons ATGCGGTCCGACACGGTCTCATCAACCTTTATGCTAGCATTGCTAGCAGATATATGCTCAGCCAGAAGCTTGAATACAACCATCGAGGCGTTGAgcgttgctggcgctgctacATCAAATGCTTACCCTCCCGCTAGCA CAAATTTCAACTCTAAATTATTCCCGCCCGAGTCCAAGGTAGGATACCCGGGCCCAACACCAACGGGAGTAGAACCGGCTGCAATTCAAACCGCCCCAATCTATCCTTACAACAATGGACCTTCGGACAGCTTCCCGCTGGTTGCGCCGCAGCCCTGGGGAGCCAGCAAATTCGGCAAGGGCTTTGACATTACTAAGTACTGGGGAAATCTCTCTCCTTGGTATTCTGTGTCTTCAGCAGACTATGACCTGCCCGACGCGAGCCCTTTAATTCCGGATGGCTGCAACATTGTCCAGTTGCATCTTCTTTACCGCCACGGTGCTCGTTATCCTACCAGCGGCGCCGCTCCGGCTACCTTTGCTCAAAAAGTCCAAAATGCGACTCAGGCGGGCGGGTTCAAAGTCGCTGGAGAATTGGCTTTCCTGGCTGACTGGACTTACAAGCTCGGTGCTGAGCTGCTGACACCTTTTGGCCGCAGCCAAAACTTCAATCTGGGAGTGGCCTATCGTCAGCTATACGGCAATCTTTTAAACAATTTCACTGCCAGCGGCACGATCCCGGTCTTCCGCACCGAATCTCAAGACCGCATGGTCAAGACGGCCGAGAattttgctgctggtttCTTTGGCGTGCCCGAATACTTGGACCAAGTCAACATCGAGATCCTGGTTGAGAACCCCAGCGTGAATAATTCAGGCGCCCCGTATGAAGTCTGCACCAACTCGAATGTTGCTAGCCGCGGAAGCATTGGATCTACAGTCGCAACAAAATTCGCTGAAAATGCGTTTAACAGCACGATTGCTCGACTGCAGTCACAG ATCTTCGGCTTGAATCTGACCGCCACTGATGTTGTCGCCATGCTTCAACTATGCTCTTATGAAACCCATGCTCTCGGCTACTCGGCTTTCTGCAACCTTTTCACCGAGGAAGATTTTCTCAACTACGAATACTACTACGATCTG TCATTTTACTACAACAACGGCCCAGGATCTCCAGTTGCCGCCGCACAGGGCAAAGGCTATCTCCAGGAATTTGTAGCCCGCTTCACGCATTCGTTTCCCACTGCCAGCTCGGCCCTTAATCTCACTTACGACAACAACACGACTTATTTCCCGCTGAACCAGTCAATCTATGCCGATGCGACTCACGAGGTCGTCGTTCTCGATACTCTGACGGCGTTCAACCTGACAGCCTTGTTCAAAGGCCCAGCGCTGAGTCTTTCTGGAAACCAAAAGCGAAACTCCTTTGTGGCTAGCAAAATCGTGCCCTTTGCAACCCATTTCACCACCCAGATTTTGGAATGCCCTGCCTATAAGCCTACTCGGCAGATTCGATTCTTGGT CAATGATGCAGTCGTTCCCATTGCAGAGTCTTATCACGGATGCCCAGAGAATTCCGATGGCCTTTGCTCTTTCGACCACGTTGTATCGGTCTTGCAGAAGCGaattgatgagattgactTTGACTATGATTGCTTCGCCAATTATACGGCCAAGGCCGGCGTTGATTACAACGGCCGCGCTCCAAGAAAGTAG